One part of the Diceros bicornis minor isolate mBicDic1 unplaced genomic scaffold, mDicBic1.mat.cur scaffold_55_ctg1, whole genome shotgun sequence genome encodes these proteins:
- the LOC131403167 gene encoding mucin-16-like, with the protein MGKPAVWTPSAPTILTPWASMPLCWERRVSTCLLFLSVAPGSAAQSLSIQREHQLHFHIISWNLSNPEPTSSEYTALLRDTQDQVTKLYRGSQL; encoded by the exons atggggaagccagcagtgtggacaccgtctgcacctaccatcctgaccccgtgggcctccatgcctctgtgctgggagcggagagtctccacctgtctgcttttcctctcagtggctccaggctctgcagcccagagtttatccatccagagagagcaccagctacatttccacatcatcagctggaacctcagcaacccggagcccacatcctcggagtacaccgccctgctgagggacacccaggaccag gtcaccaagctctacagaggcagccagctatgA